One window of Gilliamella sp. B3022 genomic DNA carries:
- a CDS encoding MFS transporter: MSKASSFRQKQSIVFLAFLITTFIVGIAGALQSPTLSRFLTFEVNVNSHLVGLFFSINALASIVGSFLLAKYSDKKGDRRYIVIFCCLMGVANSVTFAFTRHYFILITLGVLFAALSSAAMPQIFALAREYAVKSGRNVVAFNSLIRAQLSLAWVFGPPISFGLALGFGFTVMYLTAMSMFIIAMLCVAIFLPSVEKNPTSQLSSAADLQATNVPLWKNWNVVCLLLSTVFMWTANMMYIIDMPLYVDLVLHLPDSLPGILMGLAAGIEIPVMLIAGFLVPYLGKRNLFFIAITSGFIFYIGMIFCTGKVALLALQLFNAVFIGIVANIGIIYFQDLLPTRMGVASTLFNNGIIFSVILAGMLQGFVSQAYGHEVIYWIALVMVAISLLFCALVKNEKTKDS, from the coding sequence ATGTCTAAAGCTTCATCCTTTCGTCAAAAACAGAGTATTGTCTTTTTGGCCTTTCTAATTACGACCTTTATTGTCGGTATTGCAGGCGCTTTGCAATCCCCTACATTAAGTCGTTTCTTAACATTTGAAGTGAATGTCAATTCCCATTTAGTCGGGTTGTTCTTCTCGATAAATGCTTTAGCAAGCATTGTTGGTAGTTTTCTATTAGCAAAATATTCTGACAAAAAAGGGGATAGGCGCTATATTGTTATATTTTGCTGTTTAATGGGCGTTGCCAATAGTGTTACTTTTGCTTTTACGCGTCACTATTTTATATTGATCACGCTAGGTGTTCTCTTTGCCGCATTATCATCGGCTGCCATGCCACAAATTTTTGCTCTAGCACGTGAATATGCAGTAAAATCAGGGCGTAATGTGGTTGCTTTTAACTCATTAATACGTGCTCAGTTATCATTGGCATGGGTATTTGGTCCGCCAATATCATTCGGTTTAGCTTTAGGGTTTGGCTTTACTGTCATGTATTTAACTGCAATGTCCATGTTTATAATAGCGATGTTATGTGTTGCGATATTCTTACCATCGGTCGAAAAAAATCCTACCTCACAACTCAGCAGCGCAGCAGATTTACAAGCGACCAATGTACCACTTTGGAAAAATTGGAATGTGGTTTGTTTATTATTATCCACGGTATTTATGTGGACGGCTAACATGATGTACATTATCGACATGCCACTCTACGTTGATCTCGTTTTACATCTTCCCGACTCTTTACCCGGTATTTTAATGGGATTGGCTGCTGGTATTGAAATCCCCGTGATGCTCATTGCAGGATTTTTAGTGCCTTATTTGGGCAAACGAAATTTATTTTTTATTGCCATTACAAGTGGATTCATTTTTTATATTGGTATGATTTTTTGTACTGGCAAAGTTGCTTTATTGGCGCTACAGTTGTTTAACGCAGTATTTATAGGAATTGTAGCAAATATTGGCATTATCTACTTTCAGGATCTGTTGCCAACCAGAATGGGTGTTGCCTCAACACTCTTTAATAATGGGATTATTTTTAGCGTTATACTGGCAGGTATGTTGCAGGGGTTTGTTTCTCAAGCCTATGGGCATGAAGTTATCTATTGGATAGCGCTAGTGATGGTTGCAATATCATTACTGTTTTGTGCACTGGTTAAAAATGAAAAAACTAAAGATAGTTAA
- a CDS encoding MFS transporter — MKHSYSFPILLTSLLFVTIALSALNTQVPLWLVRNEFSLGQIGLVGSSYFAGNLFGTIFANWFIGKFNARYTYTYSCIIFAIATIGLSFSMDFYSWVIWRFFIGIACAVTWVVIESCILVTGTVRTRGKMLAVYLTTYYLGTVLGQALLQYFPQNVLYFGLVIALLMGLAILFILLTHYKLPKRKKSSFNIIPMILNKPSRIGLIGCVIAGMLIGSLYSLLPAYYSHLGYNDTQVANWMILLILSGVIAQMPANWCADKFGRQVVLLFESILMLFACVLLIFNWFDTLAIILLGATIYTIYPISMAWACSCVRKQDIVAMNQAMLLTNTLGSLIAPAAIAYVMDKTNNTYLFVSFAIISLYFIALLVKKRGINAQSPKCTQIN, encoded by the coding sequence TGTGACAATCGCTTTATCGGCACTCAATACCCAAGTGCCGTTATGGTTAGTGCGTAATGAGTTTTCACTAGGGCAAATTGGTTTAGTCGGTTCAAGTTACTTTGCTGGAAACTTGTTTGGTACCATTTTTGCTAATTGGTTTATTGGTAAATTTAACGCTCGTTATACCTATACCTACAGTTGTATTATCTTTGCTATTGCGACTATTGGTTTAAGCTTTTCAATGGATTTTTATAGCTGGGTAATATGGCGATTTTTTATTGGTATTGCCTGTGCAGTAACTTGGGTGGTGATTGAAAGTTGTATTTTAGTAACAGGAACCGTACGTACTCGAGGAAAAATGCTAGCGGTGTATTTAACCACTTATTATTTAGGCACGGTGTTAGGGCAAGCACTATTACAGTATTTTCCGCAGAATGTGTTGTATTTTGGTCTAGTGATTGCTTTATTAATGGGTCTGGCAATATTATTCATTTTGCTGACTCATTATAAATTACCGAAACGCAAAAAAAGCAGTTTTAACATCATTCCTATGATTTTGAATAAACCTTCACGCATTGGTTTGATTGGGTGTGTGATTGCTGGCATGTTGATCGGATCGCTCTATTCTTTATTACCCGCTTATTATTCTCATTTAGGCTATAACGACACTCAAGTTGCTAATTGGATGATTTTGCTTATTTTATCAGGAGTGATAGCACAAATGCCGGCTAATTGGTGTGCCGATAAATTTGGTCGACAAGTTGTATTATTGTTTGAATCCATATTAATGCTTTTTGCTTGTGTACTGTTGATATTTAATTGGTTTGATACATTAGCCATTATCTTGTTAGGAGCAACAATTTACACCATTTATCCTATATCTATGGCATGGGCATGTTCGTGTGTAAGAAAGCAAGATATTGTAGCGATGAATCAAGCCATGTTATTAACTAACACGCTAGGTAGTCTTATTGCTCCAGCAGCGATTGCTTATGTTATGGATAAAACGAATAATACTTATTTATTTGTCAGTTTTGCTATAATCTCACTTTATTTTATTGCTTTATTAGTTAAAAAAAGAGGAATCAATGCGCAGTCACCAAAATGCACTCAAATTAATTGA
- a CDS encoding zinc/cadmium/mercury/lead-transporting ATPase, whose amino-acid sequence MLYNNNYIQLHHENHAHCHKDCQNIAHNHRHDNHHSHDANDNHGASHGCENEGSTKKNEIEDPPEDPERKSQNVKLTWKINGMDCAHCASKIENAVKTLPNIHQTKIIFSTEKLIVFVPKHDETVIKTIEDKVIELGYTPIFETTPNQAHHHEHSHSFDKKAFLPLGILGSFIVISYLILLANHTAGEYAFIITAIVGLVPILKEALILTRSGTPFAIESLMSISALGALFIGAAEEATMVLFLFMIGEMLEGFATSKAKKGISSLAHLMPQETVLIIDGKRKTVASHSLKPDDIIEISSGGRLPADVILMSEQASIDESALTGESIPVNYLSGDKILAGSLVVDNTIKLKVISQSGQNAVDRILQLIEDAEERKAPIERFIDKFSRYYTPAIAVFALLVIVIPPLLLNQDWYTWVYRGLTLLLIGCPCALVISTPAVITSALSNAAKQGVLIKGGAALEHIGSIKMVAFDKTGTLTEGKPKVTDVIAQSVTSQQLLTLAAAIESGSHHPLAKAIVDYAIQHQIEVSEASDRKAIAGVGIEGNIDNQTYYIVAPNKVTVVSEPLNDEDAQKIHQLESTGKTVVVVVTQQNLVGMIALQDVLRADSMTAIKALDDLGLKTLMLTGDNQRAAKAIANELGIDYRAELLPADKLIEIEKIRNMTSIAMVGDGINDSPAMKAATVGIAMGSGTDVALEAADAALTKNSLLSLPNLICLTRFANRNIKQNITLALGIKLVFLITSLFGYTGLWLAVLADSGTTAIVTANALRVLGFKSKKNKI is encoded by the coding sequence ATGTTATATAATAACAATTATATACAACTCCATCATGAAAATCATGCCCATTGTCATAAGGATTGTCAAAATATTGCCCACAATCATAGACATGATAATCATCATTCCCATGATGCAAATGACAATCACGGTGCAAGCCATGGCTGTGAAAATGAAGGTTCAACGAAAAAAAATGAGATAGAAGATCCTCCGGAAGATCCTGAGCGGAAAAGCCAGAATGTTAAATTAACCTGGAAAATCAATGGTATGGATTGCGCTCATTGTGCAAGTAAAATCGAAAATGCTGTAAAAACACTACCAAATATTCATCAAACCAAAATTATTTTTTCTACTGAAAAGTTAATCGTTTTTGTTCCTAAGCATGATGAAACCGTAATAAAAACGATTGAAGACAAAGTGATAGAATTAGGTTATACCCCGATTTTTGAAACCACACCCAATCAGGCTCATCATCATGAGCATTCTCATAGTTTTGATAAAAAAGCCTTCCTACCATTAGGAATTTTAGGCTCTTTCATTGTGATAAGTTATCTTATTTTATTAGCGAATCACACAGCCGGGGAATATGCTTTTATCATTACTGCAATTGTCGGATTAGTACCGATTTTGAAAGAAGCTTTAATATTAACGCGTAGTGGTACACCATTTGCCATTGAATCATTGATGAGTATATCAGCTTTAGGTGCGCTTTTCATTGGCGCTGCTGAAGAAGCCACCATGGTACTTTTTTTGTTTATGATAGGTGAAATGTTAGAAGGCTTTGCAACCAGTAAAGCTAAAAAAGGGATTTCATCACTTGCGCATTTAATGCCTCAAGAAACGGTGCTCATTATTGATGGTAAAAGAAAAACCGTTGCAAGTCATAGTTTGAAACCTGACGATATTATCGAAATTTCATCAGGAGGACGACTACCTGCTGACGTGATTTTAATGAGTGAACAGGCCAGCATTGATGAAAGTGCCTTAACAGGTGAATCCATTCCGGTCAATTATCTATCCGGGGATAAAATTTTGGCAGGATCGCTGGTTGTTGATAATACCATTAAACTTAAAGTCATTTCGCAATCTGGACAAAATGCCGTAGATCGCATTTTACAATTAATTGAAGATGCTGAAGAACGTAAAGCACCCATTGAGCGATTTATTGATAAATTTAGCCGCTACTATACCCCAGCTATCGCCGTGTTTGCATTGTTGGTGATTGTCATTCCTCCCCTACTACTTAATCAAGATTGGTATACTTGGGTATATCGAGGATTGACGTTATTATTAATTGGTTGTCCTTGTGCATTGGTAATTTCAACGCCGGCCGTCATCACATCTGCCCTATCCAATGCGGCCAAGCAAGGTGTATTAATTAAAGGTGGAGCGGCTTTGGAACATATTGGTTCAATCAAAATGGTGGCATTTGATAAGACTGGAACCCTAACCGAAGGCAAGCCAAAAGTCACCGATGTCATAGCTCAATCTGTTACCTCACAACAATTACTGACCCTTGCGGCGGCAATTGAAAGCGGTTCGCATCATCCTTTAGCAAAAGCCATCGTTGATTATGCAATCCAACATCAGATTGAAGTAAGTGAGGCGAGTGATCGTAAAGCCATTGCGGGAGTAGGGATTGAAGGCAATATCGATAATCAAACTTATTATATTGTTGCACCCAATAAAGTAACCGTGGTATCCGAACCATTAAATGATGAAGATGCGCAAAAAATCCATCAACTTGAAAGCACAGGTAAAACCGTAGTGGTGGTTGTGACACAACAGAACTTAGTAGGAATGATCGCCTTGCAAGATGTGTTACGTGCTGATTCCATGACTGCAATAAAAGCTCTTGATGATCTGGGTCTTAAAACCTTAATGCTTACTGGTGATAATCAACGTGCGGCAAAAGCCATTGCAAACGAATTGGGAATTGATTATCGTGCAGAGTTATTACCAGCAGACAAACTGATCGAAATTGAAAAAATTCGTAACATGACTTCCATTGCAATGGTTGGGGATGGCATCAACGATTCACCTGCAATGAAAGCGGCTACAGTGGGCATTGCTATGGGCAGCGGTACCGATGTAGCGTTAGAAGCAGCGGATGCCGCATTAACCAAAAATAGCTTGCTCAGTTTGCCTAATTTAATTTGTTTAACCCGCTTTGCTAACCGTAATATTAAGCAAAATATTACCCTTGCATTGGGTATCAAGTTAGTGTTTTTAATAACAAGTCTATTTGGTTATACTGGATTGTGGTTAGCGGTATTAGCCGATTCCGGAACAACCGCCATTGTGACAGCCAATGCTTTGCGAGTACTAGGTTTTAAAAGTAAAAAAAACAAAATTTAA
- the birA gene encoding bifunctional biotin--[acetyl-CoA-carboxylase] ligase/biotin operon repressor BirA, with translation MRSHQNALKLIEILADGEFHSGEELAVGFGITRAGINKNMKVLREWGLDFTSVQGKGYCLTAPIDLLKKTKIDHYYQADSRCEILPIIDSTNQYLLDKIGQLYSGDCCVAEFQSKARGRRGRKWFSPFGSNLYFSMYWQLEQGVAAAMGLSLVVGIVIADTLREISGQDIKVKWPNDLYLNDQKLAGILIELAGKTGDCAHAVIGIGINLMMNNPDPNIVNQKWANLGKVDRNLLVACIVKNLNIKLSEFEKQGLAFFINDWKRLDNFANRPVKLLIGNNIIRGIAKGINEQGALMLEQDGKIYAHIGGEISLRGDD, from the coding sequence ATGCGCAGTCACCAAAATGCACTCAAATTAATTGAAATCTTAGCGGACGGCGAATTTCATTCAGGGGAAGAACTTGCAGTGGGTTTTGGAATAACTCGCGCTGGAATCAATAAAAATATGAAAGTGTTGCGCGAATGGGGGCTTGATTTCACATCGGTACAAGGTAAGGGTTACTGTTTAACTGCACCGATCGATTTACTTAAAAAAACTAAAATTGATCATTATTATCAAGCAGACAGTCGTTGCGAGATTTTACCTATTATTGATTCTACCAATCAATATTTACTTGATAAAATTGGGCAACTTTACTCGGGTGATTGTTGTGTAGCGGAATTTCAATCTAAAGCGCGCGGTCGACGTGGGCGTAAATGGTTTTCACCATTTGGTTCTAACCTTTATTTTTCTATGTATTGGCAGTTAGAGCAGGGCGTAGCTGCTGCAATGGGATTGAGCTTAGTTGTCGGGATTGTGATAGCCGATACTTTACGAGAGATATCCGGACAAGATATCAAAGTCAAATGGCCTAATGATCTTTATCTTAACGACCAAAAATTAGCTGGTATATTAATTGAGTTAGCAGGTAAAACTGGCGATTGTGCACATGCAGTAATTGGTATTGGCATCAACTTAATGATGAATAATCCAGATCCTAATATTGTAAACCAAAAATGGGCGAATTTAGGAAAGGTTGATCGTAATTTACTTGTTGCGTGCATTGTCAAAAACTTGAATATCAAATTATCTGAATTTGAAAAACAAGGCCTAGCGTTTTTTATAAACGATTGGAAACGATTAGATAACTTTGCTAATCGACCTGTAAAGCTGCTTATTGGTAATAATATTATCCGTGGTATTGCTAAAGGTATTAATGAGCAAGGTGCTTTAATGCTTGAACAAGATGGAAAAATCTATGCACATATTGGCGGTGAAATCTCATTGCGTGGTGATGATTAA
- the surE gene encoding 5'/3'-nucleotidase SurE, with product MFHKVIKRVLLINDDGIDASGIKILKDVANKIAHEVWVVAPAIDQSGVSCSVSLKTPFRVAQRNEREYAVYGTPADCSLFAIKHLLVNNLPDLVLSGINNGSNVGFETVLSGTVGGAMMATVLGIPSIALSQYSTEDHQPTVWDCATHHAESVIRKLLSLSIPKKVCFNVNFPACDPHQIRGLKITKQGECDVSRFVVAPTQDPEGHDYYWFRAKRNQQVFDDDNKELDAANNHFIAITPLGYERTDYVFYEKLLAKFE from the coding sequence ATGTTTCATAAAGTAATAAAACGCGTTTTGTTAATTAATGATGATGGTATTGATGCATCAGGCATTAAAATTTTAAAGGATGTGGCGAATAAAATTGCTCATGAAGTTTGGGTAGTCGCACCCGCGATTGATCAAAGTGGCGTATCTTGTTCAGTCAGTTTAAAAACACCATTTCGAGTGGCACAGCGTAATGAACGAGAATACGCGGTTTATGGTACCCCTGCTGATTGTTCGTTATTTGCTATTAAACATTTATTGGTCAATAATTTACCCGATTTGGTGTTATCAGGTATTAATAACGGTTCGAATGTGGGATTTGAAACAGTTTTATCTGGTACCGTTGGCGGTGCTATGATGGCAACAGTTTTAGGCATACCATCAATAGCCTTAAGCCAATACTCTACTGAAGATCACCAACCAACGGTCTGGGATTGTGCTACGCATCATGCTGAATCGGTCATTCGTAAACTGTTGTCGTTATCTATCCCGAAAAAGGTCTGTTTTAATGTTAATTTTCCTGCTTGCGATCCTCACCAAATTAGAGGATTAAAAATTACTAAGCAAGGTGAATGTGATGTAAGTCGTTTTGTGGTGGCACCGACTCAAGATCCTGAAGGTCATGATTATTATTGGTTTAGAGCCAAGCGTAATCAGCAGGTTTTTGATGATGATAATAAAGAGTTAGATGCTGCTAATAATCATTTTATCGCTATTACACCGCTTGGTTATGAAAGAACAGATTATGTTTTCTATGAAAAGTTGTTAGCTAAATTTGAGTGA